A section of the Elusimicrobiota bacterium genome encodes:
- a CDS encoding sigma-54-dependent Fis family transcriptional regulator, which yields MESPRILLVEDDLSLSTLLSMELKKRGVEVATAKNGREALAKLAAEDFDAVVTDLKLGDIDGLEVLSRTKRAQPEAEVVLITGHGSIDTAVAAMKAGAFDYLTKPVQPEEFLIILNKAFEHRKLLGEVRRLREEVKGKYSFEGIVYASPAMQKVLDLVKKVASTEATVLIQGESGTGKEIISRAIHENSSRRSGAFVAINCGALPEGLLESELFGHVKGSFTGAERNKRGLFEDANGGTLFLDEISETTQALQVKLLRALQEGEVRRVGDNHPIKVSGRLVTATNKDLARLVQEGKFRDDLFYRLKVFPIHIPPLRERVEDILPLAEHFLRKARKKMQAGAGRLSPQAAEALKAYSWPGNVRELEHAMERAVIMSPGGAISLADLPPEIQPPSRPAGPSARPQSLEVMEKRHILEVLEACGNNQVEAAKRLKIGRNTLWRKLKAFGISLK from the coding sequence ATGGAATCACCGCGAATTCTCCTGGTCGAGGACGACCTCTCCCTTTCCACGCTTCTTTCCATGGAGCTCAAGAAGCGCGGCGTCGAGGTCGCGACGGCCAAGAACGGCCGAGAGGCCCTGGCCAAGCTCGCCGCCGAGGATTTCGACGCGGTGGTGACCGACCTCAAGCTTGGAGACATAGACGGGCTCGAGGTCCTGAGCCGGACCAAACGCGCCCAGCCCGAGGCGGAGGTCGTCCTCATCACGGGCCACGGCTCCATCGACACGGCCGTGGCGGCCATGAAGGCCGGGGCCTTCGATTATTTGACCAAGCCCGTCCAGCCCGAGGAGTTCCTCATCATCCTCAACAAAGCCTTCGAGCACCGCAAGCTCCTGGGAGAAGTGCGCCGCCTGCGCGAGGAAGTGAAGGGCAAATACAGCTTCGAGGGGATCGTCTACGCGAGCCCCGCGATGCAGAAGGTGCTCGACTTGGTCAAGAAAGTGGCCTCCACCGAGGCCACCGTCCTCATCCAGGGAGAGTCCGGCACCGGCAAGGAAATCATCTCCCGCGCCATCCATGAGAACAGCTCCAGGCGCTCGGGCGCCTTCGTGGCCATCAACTGCGGGGCCCTGCCGGAGGGCCTCCTGGAAAGCGAGCTTTTCGGCCACGTGAAGGGCTCCTTCACCGGAGCCGAGCGCAACAAGCGGGGACTTTTCGAGGACGCCAACGGCGGAACCCTGTTTTTGGACGAGATCAGCGAGACCACCCAAGCCCTCCAGGTCAAGCTCCTGCGGGCCTTGCAGGAAGGGGAGGTCCGCAGGGTGGGCGACAACCACCCGATCAAGGTCTCTGGACGGCTCGTCACGGCGACGAACAAGGATCTTGCCAGGCTGGTGCAGGAAGGGAAGTTCCGCGACGACCTCTTCTACAGACTCAAGGTATTCCCTATCCATATTCCCCCCCTTCGCGAACGGGTGGAGGACATCCTGCCCCTGGCCGAGCATTTCCTCAGAAAGGCCCGCAAGAAGATGCAGGCCGGCGCGGGCCGCCTGAGCCCGCAGGCCGCCGAGGCCCTCAAGGCCTACTCCTGGCCCGGCAACGTCCGGGAGCTCGAGCACGCCATGGAGCGGGCCGTGATCATGTCTCCGGGCGGGGCGATCTCCCTGGCGGATTTGCCTCCCGAGATACAGCCTCCCTCCCGCCCCGCCGGACCCTCGGCCAGGCCCCAATCCCTCGAGGTCATGGAAAAACGGCACATCCTCGAGGTCCTGGAGGCCTGCGGAAACAACCAAGTCGAGGCGGCTAAAAGGCTCAAGATCGGCCGCAACACCCTTTGGCGCAAGCTCAAGGCCTTCGGCATCTCCCTGAAATAG
- a CDS encoding radical SAM protein has translation MEIAYYFQNGLYLNITNRCPTSCVFCFKRGRSWDFHGSNLRLRGGEPSPAELERAVRGSLGKRPVRELVFCGLGESTYRLQVVRQIGALSKSLAPGVWRRLNTIGLGNLIWGRDIVPELAACIDAVSVSLNTADPRQWAELHSPRKGFREKGFQSVLDFVSSCAKAGLKTTVTAIERKGVDLDAVQRLSASLGADFRARPELGASGLGA, from the coding sequence ATGGAGATCGCCTACTATTTCCAAAACGGGCTGTACCTCAACATCACCAACCGCTGCCCGACCTCCTGCGTCTTCTGCTTCAAGCGCGGACGGAGCTGGGATTTCCACGGCAGCAATCTCAGGCTCCGCGGCGGGGAGCCCTCCCCCGCGGAACTGGAGCGCGCGGTAAGAGGATCCCTGGGAAAGCGCCCCGTGCGGGAGCTGGTATTCTGCGGCCTGGGAGAGTCAACCTACCGCCTGCAGGTCGTGCGCCAAATCGGGGCGCTCTCCAAGAGCCTGGCTCCCGGCGTTTGGCGCCGCCTCAACACCATTGGTCTGGGCAATCTCATCTGGGGACGCGACATCGTCCCGGAGCTCGCGGCCTGCATCGACGCGGTATCCGTCAGTCTGAACACGGCCGACCCGAGGCAATGGGCAGAGCTCCACTCCCCTCGCAAGGGATTTCGGGAGAAGGGCTTTCAGAGCGTCCTTGATTTCGTCTCCTCCTGCGCCAAGGCCGGCCTCAAGACGACGGTGACTGCCATCGAGCGCAAAGGCGTGGATTTGGACGCCGTCCAACGGCTGTCCGCCTCGCTCGGGGCGGATTTCCGTGCGCGGCCGGAATTAGGGGCGAGCGGCCTCGGAGCTTGA
- a CDS encoding response regulator: protein MNTSLLVVDDDDSGRNMLALSMRQAGFSVQTAASGEEALRLLQNTHFDWLITDARMSPMDGFKLSQKAKRIQPDLHIVMISALYTERSVNGHPIEKLFTKPVSIEELIGWISGPQP, encoded by the coding sequence GTGAATACTTCCCTTTTGGTGGTGGACGACGACGACTCCGGCCGCAATATGCTGGCACTCTCCATGCGCCAGGCGGGCTTCAGCGTCCAGACGGCGGCGAGCGGCGAGGAGGCCCTGCGTCTGCTGCAGAACACCCATTTTGACTGGCTCATCACGGACGCCCGCATGAGCCCCATGGACGGCTTCAAGCTGTCCCAGAAGGCCAAACGCATCCAACCCGACCTCCACATAGTCATGATCAGCGCTCTCTACACGGAGCGCAGCGTCAACGGCCATCCCATCGAGAAGCTGTTCACCAAGCCCGTGTCCATCGAAGAGCTCATCGGCTGGATCTCGGGCCCCCAGCCCTGA
- a CDS encoding PAS domain-containing sensor histidine kinase gives MNIWGPLLDQISDGVIVSDAEKKVIYINPAGERLLDISGLHKEDINICQFLCGRLFCAGFEENRADGCVLRAPDSQNMSVTFKGRHGPHSLFYWREGHVQSRQEWKFLRVRCLKVGTPIVVGGRTGQHVTFIEDASAEVELEKRKENWSSMILHDLRTPMTNIHAVLGIFEGYKAGQALAPKDIELIDISLRGCRRMEELLDLYLGMVKIDSGVLTAHIEDLNLSALLAEAVKEQKAQADKRRIAVGVDVPLELRVRADRDLLFRVCQNLVNNSIKYVQEGGCLAITARAGQDGSIVISFKDNGPGIAAGAIPGIFDRLSQVYAHREGQMQGSRLGLIFCHDAVKAMNGMIEVESDTGKGAEFRVRLPGTAAAAGARGSSSEAARP, from the coding sequence ATGAATATATGGGGTCCGCTGCTGGACCAAATATCGGACGGGGTCATTGTTTCCGACGCGGAGAAGAAGGTCATCTATATCAATCCCGCCGGGGAGCGCCTACTGGATATTTCCGGTCTCCATAAGGAAGACATAAACATCTGCCAATTTCTCTGCGGGAGGCTTTTTTGCGCGGGATTCGAGGAGAATCGCGCAGATGGGTGCGTCTTGCGCGCCCCGGATTCCCAGAATATGTCAGTCACCTTCAAGGGCCGCCACGGTCCGCATTCTCTTTTCTACTGGCGGGAGGGGCACGTGCAGAGCCGCCAGGAGTGGAAGTTCCTGCGGGTCCGCTGCCTGAAGGTGGGAACCCCTATCGTGGTTGGCGGTCGGACGGGCCAGCACGTCACTTTCATCGAGGATGCCAGCGCGGAGGTGGAGCTGGAGAAACGCAAGGAGAACTGGAGCAGCATGATCCTCCATGATCTGCGCACTCCCATGACCAACATTCACGCGGTGCTGGGTATTTTCGAGGGCTATAAAGCCGGGCAGGCCTTGGCGCCCAAGGACATCGAGCTCATCGATATCTCCTTGCGCGGCTGCCGGAGGATGGAGGAGCTTCTCGATCTCTATCTGGGAATGGTCAAGATCGACTCCGGGGTTTTGACGGCCCATATCGAGGATTTGAACTTGAGCGCGCTGCTGGCCGAGGCGGTCAAGGAGCAGAAGGCCCAGGCGGACAAGCGCCGCATCGCCGTGGGCGTGGATGTCCCGCTCGAGCTCAGGGTCAGGGCGGACAGGGATCTCCTCTTCCGCGTCTGCCAAAATCTGGTCAATAACTCCATCAAATACGTTCAGGAGGGGGGGTGTTTGGCCATAACCGCCCGGGCTGGACAGGACGGCTCGATCGTCATCTCGTTCAAAGACAACGGCCCCGGCATCGCGGCCGGGGCGATTCCTGGGATATTCGACCGCTTATCCCAGGTTTACGCGCACCGCGAGGGGCAAATGCAGGGAAGCAGGCTGGGGCTGATCTTCTGCCATGATGCTGTCAAGGCGATGAATGGGATGATCGAGGTGGAGTCCGACACCGGCAAGGGGGCCGAGTTCCGCGTGCGCCTGCCGGGGACGGCGGCCGCGGCAGGCGCACGCGGTTCAAGCTCCGAGGCCGCTCGCCCCTAA